From the Gadus chalcogrammus isolate NIFS_2021 chromosome 18, NIFS_Gcha_1.0, whole genome shotgun sequence genome, the window TATGTAGTCCAGGATGAGCTGGTGCCTCTGTTTGGCTCCGGACACCTCCACGTCGGTAATGGCCTCCCGCAATGCCTGCTGGGTAATGAGGGCGTCCAGGTCCAGCACGGAGGATAAGCGACAGTACAGGCTGATGAATTTCTCCTTGTAGGCCCAGAAGTGGACTagggggtgagagtgagagagagagagagagagagagagagagagagagagagagagagagagagagagagagagagagagagagagaataagagagagagagagaataagagagagagagaataagagagagagaatgagaaagaatGAATTTCATTGGTTAACAGGAGTATCGCATCCAACAAGAAACCACAATCCACCACATTGGATTATTCCCTCCCTGACACATGTAGGTATGCAGTTTTAGTATGCAGTTATTAATAGAGTGATCCATGTCCATGCTGTTCCATCCACGCAGCAGACCAGACCTGCGGTTAACGAGTGATCACAGCCAGCACAGAGAGGGTAGGGACTTGGAAACACGCATGGATATCAATAACCAACCACCATGATTTGGCTGTCAAAATACTAATTAATCTTCATCACATCATCCAAAGAGCCGTAATGTTGTGAGAAAGTCAGACACAAAGAGGAACAAAAAAAGTAGACGTTGGGGAAACTATTTGCCTCTTCAAACGGCTCAGCGCAGAGTGGAGTCGAGAGCCAGCAGGGTCTCAAGTTGTGAGAATAGTTTTGGATTCAGCATTTGTGTCaatcacccacccccaccccccaggtcGCTAGGCTCCAACATGGGCACAATTGATCTTCAACTTCTCTGAGAAACTAAAGCCCTCTGCTATTCTACAGAAAGTCTGGTAACAGTTCACAATAAGGGTACACTAActtcacctaaccctaactattaaGTTACAAATGCAGTAAGAAGCATTCAAATATAGTGTTAGCCCAAGGAGTAGGGTTACGGTTGGGGTTTTGTGTGTGGAGTtcgttagggtttgggttaaggttggggttagggttagggatagcGGGTTAGGGTCGACCCCAACACCCAATAATGTGTCAATGAGGTCAGGGGGTCAACATGAacccttagttaacatgaacatcaTTAACTTACTTAACTTGAGCTCTATTTGTAAACATAAACAACATTACTAAATTATactagaccaggggtgcccaaccagtcgatcgcggtctaccagtagatcgccgacagatcccaagtcgatcgcgaggggtgaagaaaaaaaaaaaaaaaagttttttttttttttttttaatgaaattaaatttgcgcgggacatatacgcgcggtagcgcatgtgctgttaattacacactcctaaacgttggcatggctgaggggaaacaagctaagacctaccattttcaccctgagtgggaggaagattattgattatcgttgagaaggtgccgtgcgcagacggaatgaaacccccactgaagtccgtaggttcacgatacaacccaccccccccccccccgtcaacaattgttctctacccccccccccccgtcaacaattgttctctaccccccccccccccctcccccccccccccccccccccccccctggcttgaaggtaggtttgctggtagatctcgggaggttggctacttgaaaagtagatcttgggtcaaaaaaggttgggcacccctgtacTAGACCAATAGTTAACTGTTATTTAACTGTTGGTTAAAGTTGCATCTTGTACAATTGAGCTCCTCCCAGTTGGGAAGGGGGACTTTCAGCATCCAAAGAATTCAATAACAGTGTTCCGTCCGCTCTGACTGGCTGTGAACTGTACGCTTGTTTttaagaaggagagagatacgGTCTGGCcagcatttgtttttttgcataATAGATCAGTAATAGGATGTGAATTTATGATTAATGAAATCACTAttgatcagcattgactacagatacgtccatgttattttatgtttgaGCTCGTTGAAACGATACACCTTTGCCACTTGGAGGCTTACTCCTGCATTAACTGATGTAAATGACTGTTTACTTCATGAGCCCATTTTGTaaagcctccctctctctctctctctctctctctctctctctctctctctccctctctctctctctctctctccctctctccctctctctctctctctctctctctctctatctccctctctctctctttctctctctaagaaagaggagaggagttgtgctgtgtttgtgtttagagcAGGTCACATCCCAGGTAGGACCATCTCTTCTGCCTCCGCAACAGATGCTGTTCATGAGGACTTGTGTGCAGAGTGGGATAGAGAAGCTCCGGTCATACGTTATGCATTTAGCGAACAAATTAATCTATTTAATTCACAAAAAAACTAAAGTATGAATATGCATACAAGacaatgtttgttaatgatTCACAGAAGGATAGGACTGTAGTAACAATTCATCAGTTTGGATATTTCTATTCATATACATACTTTTAATTATTGTGGGCATATTTTAAAATACTATTTAAATCATTATATCCatctatcatatatatatatatatatatatatataaaaaaaatatatatatatttatatatattttctcttttaattaatattatttcaaAATCAGACATGAGGAGAAAGTTGTAGCGAGCAGAGAGAAGCCACAGCAGTCTCCAGTCTGTCTGCTGTGTAAAGCAGGGGGAGATATGGACGAAGCTGTTGATTCGCCCACAGAATCCCCAGGAAACCCACAGGGTCCACCAGCCTGGTGGGCAAGACCCAGGGggtacagggggaggggggcatgcGGTAAAGTCCAAAAGGGAGAGTATTGTGAGCATGGACGTTAATGAGACATTAATgtgctgtgtgtgaatgtgtgtatgtgtgcgtacataCGCCCACATTTTGTGTGTCAAGCAAAGGTACGCATCTCTTTATGCTTGCCGACCTGTATATGTGTTACGactgtgtcgctgtgtgtgtgtgtgttcgccttTGCGTGACTGCGTGCAAGCCtgcttgtgttttttgtgtgcacGACTGTTTACATGTGCAAAGTGAGTACTTGCGCAcgggcatgtgtgtttgtgtatgtgcgtgtgtgtgtgtgtccgtcccgcTGGAGACTACAGACTGATTTAGTGTGTCTCCCGCTAGACTGCGGGGGGAACAGATAGGAATCTGTGGATTCTCCACTCCGCTACCGTCACTGAGCTAACACAGTGCAGCCTGTGCACCTACACTGGCGACCATTGTAGGAGCacacctactccccccccccccccccccacagacacaaccccacctctctctctcacacacacgcacacacacacacacacacacacaagcgggtgcggacacacacacgaacatgtgcgcatgacaacacacaaacacacatgcagacacaaacacatacgtgcagacaaacccacacacaaatatgcatgccgacacacacacacacacacacacacacacacacacacacacacacacacacacacacagcacacacacacacacacacacacacacacacacacacacacacacacacacacacacacacacaggcattaatcctccacctctctctaaaAATGTATCCTGCAGAGTGCCAGTCCTaaatttgtgtatttgtatatcaTTTGTACACATTAGTTCGTTTTTTAAAGCATACAAATGGAGCCTGAGTGAAGGGGTTGGTTTCTATTACTAATCTGCTCTCACGCTCTGGGTGTTTAAAGTGGTGCCATAGAACTAGTCCCCGTTTAAGGAgctgctcagagagagagagaggggagtacTGGGAGAGGGACTGAGATGGATGGCGAGCCAAGATAGAGGCCCAAAGCACCTTgacagagatacagaaagaTATACAGCAAGAAAAAATGCCTTACAGACAACCCCGAGACATGGAGCGAGGTAAATACCAAAACCTTGCCAGATAAAGAGTTGGAAAAAAGGCTGGGACAGACAGCAAGGAAAATGGATAAAAAGGTCTCGCTACAAATAGTGAGgcaggatggagagaaagagagaggaagggagaggaagagcaagAGAGCACGACGGGGACAGAGACACTAAGATAACGGATAAGAGAAACCCAGATCCAATCCTATCCTCCGGCGAGAGACGAGAGGAAAAAGACCTCACACCATGAATTccctcacaccacacacaccacgggGGTCCAGCCGCCCGCCCCCTGCAGCAGCGGAACAAGCACGGCTCGGCCAGAAACCAGCACGCCCCTTCAGGTCGGGCCCCGTCCCGCTCCCAGGGTGAGCTGGGGGGGTCACGCATCGATCGCTCCGGTCAAAGGGTCCACCATGGACGCCGATAAAAACTACCCAGAGTTACTTATTGAAGCAGCTGCTGGGTGCCCCGTTGCTGATGCCTTCTACGTGCATGTTGCAAGGAGCTCAGTGTTCAGAAGGACCCTGTGTGTGTAGCGCTGTGCATNNNNNNNNNNNNNNNNNNNNNNNNNNNNNNNNNNNNNNNNNNNNNNNNNNNNNNNNNNNNNNNNNNNNNNNNNNNNNNNNNNNNNNNNNNNNNNNNNNNNcaccgggggagagagagggggcgagtgACACACCTAATGGCTACACATTAAGCCCTTCCTGCAGGCAGCGTTCAGAATGTTCCACTCTCTATCAGATCTGGAACACGCAGGAGGAgaattctgtgtgtctgtgtgtgggtgcgtgtgtgtgtgaatggtgtgTGTATCTAGATTTTTGCAagcgcctgtgtctgtgtgtgtgtgtgtgtgtttgcgtgcgaaTGCTTGtgtatgcgcatgtgtgtgtgcatgtgtgtctttgtctgcgcacacgtgtgtgtgtttgtgtgtgtgtgtctgcgtttgtgtgcacgtttgtgtgtgacgtgtgtgtgatatgtatctgtgtgggtgcgtgcctGCGCAGGTATGCATGAGGTATACAGAGGCAGGCTGGAGCTGAGGATCACCCACCCAGGTGAGGGTTGGTGGGAGCGGTCAGGCTGTGGGTGCATATTGAATGGTTCAAGggcgtgtgtgggaggggggtgtggctGCAGGTCCAGGGCGGGGCCGGTCGTCACCTGACCAATGGGCATCTGAATTGGAATGAAAAGGGACATGTAATTATGTACAAAAGGTATGAATCATTAAAGCAaaatacaaaattgtattattataccagattattaaacataatttatttattttttttgactgAAAGTTCGATTTTCTATATAGGACCATGGAATGAAGATCTTGCATATGGAAAAATTGGGATTTATGCGTGGTGTCGTCCATTTATAATCATATTGAAACGCGAAGGCCCAACACAATTGACGATGTCACACAATGATGTGTCCTCTCCTGTTCTCCCAACCTTGACTGTCCCACATGGAGGATGACCAGGTATTTGCTTTTAAACTTACATTTAGTGACGTGCAATTAGGATGGCTATGCTTGGGATTGGGAGTTATCATAAGCACTGGGGACATTATAAATATGAAGGTGAGTGACACATTCAGGACAAAAGCAAACGCGGGCCGTGGTGGGTCATTTGAGTGTTTTATTGTAAAGTCAAGACTAGACTACATGAAGAATAAATACAGACCATCATCTTAGTCCATGGTTGGGCCGTCcattttccctgtgtgtgtgtgtgtgtgtgtgtgtgtgtgtgtgtgtgtgtgtgtgtggtgtgtgtgtgtgtgtgtgtgtgtggtgtgtgtgtgtgtgttgtgtgtgtgtgtgtgtgtggatatttgCATTCAAAACGCCTCCAGAATATTTGATTTTATCTATATTATTCGATATACCTGGGCACTTTATAGCGTTGAAATATttcagtattttgttatgtatgAGTTTCCTCCGTTTGTAATACATTTGTATAAATTGTATCAAATCACATGTAATAAATCAAGTTAATCTGGGGTAAATACTACTCATTCTGCAGTGAGATTATTCTATTTCCTCTCAGATGGAAAATAGCTCAGAGTCCTATCACAAAACAGCACTTCATTCCTCGCAAGGCGGAAGTTCAgtataaaatatacaaaaacaacaaaacaaccaacAAGCGAGatacacaaaacaacaaatacagTAGAAATgattatattaataaatactGGACCATTTatacaaagttttttttttatcataaaataaaatggtaCAACATGTACATCAAATATACATTCTTACACTTTGGACAGTGCATATAAAAAATAGCAATACAATACACTATGACTTCTAGAACTTTGAGAAAAAAAGAATTGTCCAAAAGTCACTGTGTCAGTTTGGACAGGAGCATTTGCACTCCGATATGACGGGGTACTGCACGGGTATCCAGGCGCACTTCGGCCCACCCTTTCTCTGCATGCACCGCCATCGTAGGATGGTAAAATGCGCCGATTTGGCAGGTTTGCAAACCATCCCTTCGGGCACCGAACAAGAGCGCTTATTGTTGCAGCTGCCCTCCTTCACGTAGCGCGGCCAGAAGCGGTGGCCCAGGTCGTGCCACGCGTAAACCACCGGGCAGGACGCGTAGGACCAGAGCCACAGTTGCAGCCTTCTCCGCAGCTTTTTGCTGGGCTTCTGTTTCTTCCCGTGCTGGATCTCGAACTCCATGGCCTTGATCTCCTTGGGCATCAGCCCGGTGggcttctgctgcagccgcgtCCCCCTCCGAGTCGCTGGTGTCCTCGTTGCCCACGTATCGGTCCTCCAGCGGGGCGACGGACATGAAAAGGGGGTCGAAATGACTGCCCAGGATACTTCGCAGCTCCGTTTCGTTCAAATCTTTCTCCTTAGGGTCCAGCTCAGGGTCCCGATCCTCTTTAATCCCCACCAAGGGAAGCGTGTCGCTCGGAATGGGACGCAGGAGATAGTAGTGCTGGCACATGCCCCTCCTCTATCCTGAAGCCCAGCGAGAGTACCAGCATGTACACAGCCAAGAAACAGTACGAGTTATCCATCGCCTCGATGTCGGGTCCCAAGTGATGAGTATGCCCACTGTTATGGTTTCAGGTATCCTAGGTCCTTCTCGTTTTCGCCTCGGGTGTGGTGcttaaaagtgtttttttttttttatttggaatCAAAATGATAACAGAGAGCGCGCAAAGACGCACTCCAAAATCCTCGGTGCGCAAAACGCAGTGATGCTCCCCAAAAAACTTCTCAGAAAGTTTCAAATCGCTGCTGGCGGATTACCATAGCAACGCTCAAGTGAGGGAGAGTCAAGTTGATGTTGAGGTTTTCACTTAGAGCAGAAATGTCCTTGCGTTTCTGTTTCCCAGTCCATGACCTGCCTCCCTTGAGAGAGAAAGTAGTCCTCCTCGGCGATGCACTCACAAACGCTCCAATCTTGCGGGACGTCGGCATCAGAGGTGGGATCTGACGGGGGATGATCTTTCCTCCGGGACTCCTACTGCGCGCGTCGCGGTCAGCGTCAAAGAGCGACGGGAGCGCAGCGACGTGTGATGGTTAGTTACCGTCCTCATGTTTCCCTGACAGACCGCCACGGTGCGCTGCTGTCCGGGTCCCTCCCTCACGGCAAATTGGGGGCGCCTCTAAGCGGacccaaataataataaaaaaatacactgaTGTAATTCCggtgatttctctctctctctctcgctctctcccccttctgacACATATCTCCTCACAGAAGCACGCACGACACACACgcgccacacaccacacacacacacacacacacacacacacacacacacacacacacacacacacacacacacacacacacacacacacacacacacacacacacacacacacacacaaccttataTAGCCTACTACTTAAATCCAGTCACAGGTAAGCCATCCTAAACACGACAGCGCGGTCCGGACCGGTACTCGGAAAGTGCGCAGGGTATTGAAGTGCGCGTCATTTCCCGCCGCTGGCTAATTGGTGATCTCTGATCAGTGATTTGATCACTGAGTCGTAAATCACGGCCGGGTTCTGGTTCAGCTGCGGAGGTGAGCGCCTCTCCTGCTCTCCGGGACAGACGCGCTGCCAGGGAGGTTTTTACGAGGGCGCCGATCCCCAACACGCCTGGTGCCAGAGTTATGTCTGTTGtataactctctctctggctaAGATGCTCTCCACGTTTGTTTAtccaggaggaccaggaggagggagtgggagcAGAGGAAAAGTGTGTCTCTTCAAACACAAATATGAGCCGTCTTCAGCGCAATTGTTCTGCTGCATAATTTTCGAAAACACaacgtgttttttttcaaaagccTGCTTATTAGAACATTTTGTTTTAGTTGCTTGCAAAAAAAGGGTAAACTATCCAAGGGTAAACTATCCAACTATCCGTGCATTTTCAATGGAAACGCGGAGTTGATAAACTAAGCAAAATGACATCAAATGAAAGGTGGATGCAGAGAATCGCAATCCAATCAGTCCCTAAAGCGGTGTGGGAGCTGCAGGCCTCACGGCGACGCGCAGCGCGCCACGAGGCAAACCATCGGAATGTTTGCGCATGTTGTAAAGCTTGAATTATGGGccagataaaaaaacaactcttgTCTACGCCGTTAAATACTGCAAATGCCGTCCAGATAAAGGGCCAAGTGTACTCGACTCTACCCGCATGAGGACAAGGACAAATAAGCCCTGGTTGCCGGGAACTTTTCTCCCTATTCCGTGCAAGCGTGCGCACCGAAGATCCCGGTCCGGATAAAACATTtagccacacacagccacgcaaCACTCAATCTATGGGGTTACCTATGACCAGTAGGCTAATGGCTTGTATGACTTGTATACTGCACCTCCTTAAAGCAATTAATCAGACTCGTCATAGACTGCAAGGCACAGGCCCGCTCGGTCCAAACAAGCCAGCCTGTGTAGATGCATGTAGACCGATAGCATTCAGTATTGCGTGATTCTTTTTAAAAACGAAAACATTTACTAATTCGGACGTTGCTTATCAACCTAGAGTGAATGGGCAGAGAGATTAAAGCCGCCCTGTGAGGAGTGCTGCATGGAGGAGCACTGCACTCATGTGGAGTTTAAAAGTGAACCAATTAAAATTGAACGAGCGCCTCAGTCGCCGCGGCTACAGTTCCCTTTTGTGCttagcctttttttttctctctctctctctctccccgctgcCATGGCCCCTGCCGCTTCCTGTGGCCGTCGTGGTGGTGGTCCGGTGACACGCAGTATTGGGGTAATTTTCTGGGCTGGTgatgtgacggtgtgtgtgacgGGCGCCGCTAAACTATCTGTCCGCGGCAAGGAAAGTGGAGGCAAGAGAGGAGATGCTCAGATAAAgactcgctctcactctctctttactcCTTCCCAATGCCTCCTCTCcgtcactgcctctctctctctctctctctctctctcctctctctctctctctctctctctctcctctctctctctctctgtctccctcttcccccacTTTTCTGCCCTGCCGCTGTCATTCTCaccttctcccttcctcccaccGCAAACgcacactctgtctgtctctctctctctcccccccccccctctctctctctctaaaataCCCACTAGGGACACATGTTTGTGCCGTGACGGGCAACAGGGGTCATGCGGCCCGGCTATCATGAAAGCCACAAAGGAGGCCCCGAGGGGCCCATGAGCGCCAGTCAGAGTGgctacaggagagagagagagagagagagagagagagagaggagagagagagagagagagagagagagagagagagagagacagaggaaataTAGTCTGCAGCGCTTAGCCCTACACACACGTTAGTATTCTCTGTTATTCTCTGGTATTACTGGAAaccacattttattttcaacagCTATTTAATTGTAAAAAGATAACAAAAGGACGTTGTTGCATAGGTTCACAACACATAGTTAAACATAGGGAATAATTATAGGGCTGGggcggagaagggaggggggcaTAACAAATGGCAACAGTGGCGAAGTGTTTGCacatttgtaagtgtgtgtgtgtgtgtcaggaatGAGTGTGgatccacgtgtgtgtgtgtgtgtgtgtgtgtgtgtgtgtgtgtgtgtgtgtgtgtgtgtgtgtgtgtgtgtgtgtgagtgtgtttgtgtgtgtgtgtgtgtgtgtatgtgtgtgtgtctgttgaatGTACCCCCTCTGTGCAACAAGTCAGTATagtgaaataaacacacacgcccaaacaATGAATTCCATAGTCATTCTATGAATACCTTTTATGATGCTTGGCGAAACTAAAATAAATTCTCATCCAATAATTAAACATAACTGTTAAGTGGATCATGCTCATTGAATGCCCAATTAAATCTATGTTAGGTTTAACATCTTCATACAATACCTAAATGTAGATATTTCCACAAACATCTTACACATCAATTTCAGTATGTgtagtgcatcatgggaaagaAAGGAGCAGTGCTCTAGTACAACCATCTCcatccaaaca encodes:
- the LOC130371551 gene encoding LOW QUALITY PROTEIN: noggin-3-like (The sequence of the model RefSeq protein was modified relative to this genomic sequence to represent the inferred CDS: inserted 2 bases in 1 codon) — protein: MCQHYYLLRPIPSDTLPLVGIKEDRDPELDPKEKDLNETELRSILGSHFDPLFMSVAPLEDRYVGNEDTSDSEGDAXLQQKPTGLMPKEIKAMEFEIQHGKKQKPSKKLRRRLQLWLWSYASCPVVYAWHDLGHRFWPRYVKEGSCNNKRSCSVPEGMVCKPAKSAHFTILRWRCMQRKGGPKCAWIPVQYPVISECKCSCPN